The region CCGCGCTGGCGTACACCGTCTTCTTCGTGCTGCTGGAGCTGTCCGCGTTCGGCGCGGTGATCGCCCTGCGGGCCGGGCACGGTGACGGCGGGGAGATCGGGGACTACCGGGGCGCCGCCCGCCGACGTCCGGCGGTCGCCGTCGTACTGGCGCTGGCGCTGGTCGGGCTCGCCGGGTTGCCGCCCGGACTCGCCGGCCTGTTCGCGAAGGTCACCGTGGTCCGGTCACTGCTGTTCGGCGGCTCCGACTGGCTCGCCCTGGTGGTCGCGGTCAACGCGGTGATCGGACTGGCCTACTACGTACGGGTCGCCGCGACCCTCTTCTCACCGGCCGCGACCGACGAACGTCCGACCGGGGCCCGGGTGCCGTGGCCGGTCGCCGCGGCACTCGCCGCCGCCACCGTGGTCACGATTGTCATCGGCTTCGCCCCACAACTCGTGCTGGACGCCGCCGCCGGTTGGTGACCGTCCCCGGAAATCGGACTTTGGTGCCGACAGTTCCCTCGCACCCCCGTCTTACAGGCAATTCTCAGCTATATGGGGATTGTTGATGGGTATCGAGTTGTTGGAACGGTCAGCGGTTTCACGAGAACCGCGCACCGAAGGAGTGATAGTGCACAGCCACCGCAACGGTCTCAAGACGGCCGCACTGCTCGGCCTGCTCACCGCGCTGATCCTCGGCGTCGGTTACGCGCTCGGCGGCAGCGGCGGTCTGGTCGTCGCCGTCCTGATTTCGCTGGCGATGAACGCGGGCAGCTATTTCTGGTCGGACAAGCTCGCGCTGCGTTCGATGCGGGCGAAGCCCGTCACCGAGGCCGAGTTCCCGGCGCTGTACCAGATGGTCAGGGAGCTTTCCACCTCCGCCGGGCAGCCGATGCCCCGGCTCTACGTCAGCCCGACCATGCAGCCCAACGCGTTCGCGACCGGGCGTAACCCGCAGCACGCGGCGGTTGCCGTGACGACGGGCATCACCCAGATCCTGGACTACCGGGAGCTGCGGGGCGTCATCGGACATGAGCTGTCACACGTGTACAACCGCGACATTCTCATCTCCAGCGTCGCGGCGGGTCTCGCCGGCATCATCACGATGCTGTCGTACTTCGCCTGGTTCCTGCCGATCGGTGGCGGGGACGACGACGATGGCCCGAACCCGGCCGCGCTGCTGCTGATGCTGATCCTCGGCCCGATCGCGGCGAGCGTGATCCAGCTGGCGATCAGTCGGAACCGCGAGTACGCGGCCGACGCCTCCGGCGCCACCATCACCCGGGACCCGCTGGCCCTGGCCAGTGCCCTGCGGAAGATCCACGAGGGTACGCAACGCCTTCCGTTGCCGGCCGACAACCGGCTCACCTCGACCGCCCACCTGATGATCGACAACCCGTTCAAGGGCGGTGGCCTGGCCGGGCTCTTCTCCACCCACCCGCCGATGCAGGAGCGGGTACGCCGGCTGGAGCAGATGGCCCAGAACTCCGGCCCGGTGCAGTTCCAGCGTTGACCGGGGTAGCCACCCCGGCTGCGTGACCGTACGAAAGAGCGACGACGACCGGCGGGACCCCGAGCTCGGGGTCCCGCCGGATCCGTGTCGGCCGGGGCGTTAGGGTCAGGAGGTCTTCCGCTCGTTACATGTCCTTGTTGCGCGGCGGCACCCGAACCGGTTACATCTCACGACGAGGAGGTCGCGCCCGTGGCTGCGCTGCGCCAGTATCTGTTGGTCTGGCGGATCCCCGGCGCACCGATGCTGCTGGTCACCGGCATCATCGGCCGGCTCGGCATCGGCATGACCCCGCTCGCGCTGCTGCTGGTCGTCGAACAGGTCACCGGCAGGTACGCCCTCGCCGCCGCCGCGGGTGGCACGTACGCCCTCGCCGGCGCCGCGCTCAGCCCGATCGCCGGCCGCATCGCCGACCGGATCGGCCCGACCCCGGTCCTCGTGGTCACCGCGGTGGCTCACCCCCTCGCCCTGCTCGGTCTGCTGCTCGCCAGTCGAGCCGGAGCGGACGCGCTCACCGTGATCTACCTCATGTCCGGCGTCGCCGGGGCCACCTTCCCGCCGCTCACCGCCGCCATCCGGGGTGCCTGGAACGACCTCACCGAACCCGGCTCCGGCCGGTACGGGCTCCGCAACACCGCACTCGCCGCCGAGACCTCCCTGTTCGAGGTGGTCTTCGTGCTCGGCCCGCTGCTGGTGGCGGTCTTCGTACTGCTCGCCGATGCCGCCGCCGCACTGATCGGCGCGGCCGTGGTCACCCTCGTCGGCACCCTGGCCGTGGCGCTCGGCCGGGTCATGCGCGGCTGGCGCCCGCACCCCACCCACGCGCACGCCACCGGCCTCGGTCCGCTGCGTTCGGGCGGCTTCTCCGCACTGCTGCTCTGCGCCGCCGGGCTGGGCATGGCGTTCGGTGCCGCCGGGGTCGCCGTGCCGGCGTACGCCTCCGCGCACGTTCCGGGCGACGCCGAGAGTCTGGCCGGCGTGCTGTTGGCGATCTGGGGGGTCGGCAGTGCCGTCGGCGGCATCTGGTTCGGCACCCGGCGGCCGGCCCCGAACCTGACCCGACAGTTCGCCATGCTGCTCGCCGCCGTCGCGGCCAGCTTCGCCGTCTTCGCGCTGATGCCGCACCCGGTGGCGCTCGGTGTCGCGCTGGTGATCGGCGGGGCGACCATCGCACCGGCGCTGACCCTGGAGAACACCATGGTCGGGCGGATCTCGCCGGGCAGCATGCTCAATGAGGCGTACACCTGGCTGGTGACCGTGTCGGTGGCGGCGAGCGCGGC is a window of Micromonospora sp. NBC_01699 DNA encoding:
- the htpX gene encoding zinc metalloprotease HtpX: MHSHRNGLKTAALLGLLTALILGVGYALGGSGGLVVAVLISLAMNAGSYFWSDKLALRSMRAKPVTEAEFPALYQMVRELSTSAGQPMPRLYVSPTMQPNAFATGRNPQHAAVAVTTGITQILDYRELRGVIGHELSHVYNRDILISSVAAGLAGIITMLSYFAWFLPIGGGDDDDGPNPAALLLMLILGPIAASVIQLAISRNREYAADASGATITRDPLALASALRKIHEGTQRLPLPADNRLTSTAHLMIDNPFKGGGLAGLFSTHPPMQERVRRLEQMAQNSGPVQFQR
- a CDS encoding MFS transporter, whose amino-acid sequence is MAALRQYLLVWRIPGAPMLLVTGIIGRLGIGMTPLALLLVVEQVTGRYALAAAAGGTYALAGAALSPIAGRIADRIGPTPVLVVTAVAHPLALLGLLLASRAGADALTVIYLMSGVAGATFPPLTAAIRGAWNDLTEPGSGRYGLRNTALAAETSLFEVVFVLGPLLVAVFVLLADAAAALIGAAVVTLVGTLAVALGRVMRGWRPHPTHAHATGLGPLRSGGFSALLLCAAGLGMAFGAAGVAVPAYASAHVPGDAESLAGVLLAIWGVGSAVGGIWFGTRRPAPNLTRQFAMLLAAVAASFAVFALMPHPVALGVALVIGGATIAPALTLENTMVGRISPGSMLNEAYTWLVTVSVAASAAGGAMAGLIVDQIGVPWAFLFAGAAVAVAAGVAAPRRGPIARAEAHAAVRVEQALAAELV